A DNA window from Deinococcus sonorensis KR-87 contains the following coding sequences:
- a CDS encoding aldo/keto reductase family oxidoreductase, which translates to MTSMTTPATAAGTFPLGDRSVNRMGYGAMQLAGPGVYGPPRDPDAAVAVLREALALGITHIDTSDFYGPHVTNRLIREALHPYPSDLTLVTKVGARRPADGSWVPAMSRQELISAVHDNLRHLGLDTLDVVNLRMMGDGHGPSADPVEEPLTVLAELQAQGLIRHLGLSNVTPAQVAEAQTITRIVCVQNMYNVAQREDDGFIDDLARQGIAYVPFFPLGGFSPLQSSVLSDVAARLEATPMQVALAWLLHRSPNILVIPGTSSVQHLRENVAAAALTLPGEALAQLGAIGQAADSQG; encoded by the coding sequence ATGACTTCCATGACCACACCCGCCACGGCCGCCGGCACCTTCCCCCTCGGAGACCGCAGCGTGAACCGCATGGGCTACGGCGCCATGCAGCTCGCCGGCCCCGGCGTGTACGGTCCGCCGCGCGACCCGGACGCCGCCGTGGCGGTGCTGCGTGAAGCGCTGGCCCTGGGCATCACCCACATCGATACCAGCGACTTCTACGGCCCGCACGTCACCAACCGGCTGATCCGCGAGGCGCTGCACCCCTACCCGTCCGACCTGACCCTCGTGACCAAGGTGGGCGCCCGCCGCCCGGCGGACGGCTCGTGGGTGCCGGCCATGTCCCGGCAGGAGCTGATCAGCGCCGTGCACGACAACCTGCGCCATCTGGGCCTCGACACGCTCGACGTGGTCAACCTGCGGATGATGGGAGACGGCCACGGCCCCTCCGCGGACCCGGTGGAGGAACCGCTGACGGTGCTGGCCGAGCTTCAAGCCCAGGGGCTGATCCGTCACCTGGGGCTGAGCAACGTCACCCCCGCGCAGGTGGCCGAGGCGCAGACCATCACCCGGATCGTGTGCGTGCAGAACATGTACAACGTGGCGCAGCGGGAGGACGACGGCTTCATCGACGACCTGGCCCGCCAGGGCATCGCCTACGTGCCGTTCTTCCCGCTCGGTGGCTTCAGCCCGCTGCAGTCGTCGGTGCTGTCGGACGTCGCCGCGCGTCTGGAGGCCACGCCGATGCAGGTCGCGCTCGCCTGGCTGCTGCACCGCTCGCCCAACATCCTGGTGATCCCCGGCACCTCGTCGGTGCAGCACTTGCGCGAGAACGTCGCGGCGGCGGCCCTCACCCTGCCCGGCGAGGCGCTGGCGCAGCTCGGGGCGATTGGCCAGGCCGCCGACTCACAGGGCTGA